A stretch of the Balneolales bacterium ANBcel1 genome encodes the following:
- a CDS encoding energy transducer TonB encodes MRKLTREEKFGLGITLVMHVVMLLIAWLMVTQPRQTDRMAFIEVTLGEFQDGTVAEFSREEQQQPETRPDPVETIAEEPQPEPAEEPRPEPQPEEPARDVDLPDQVEEVISEEVVTTPDTDRIDPTAVVEEVEEVEEEEEAADPQPAQQDEEVQAGEEETGDIRGIRGRVDVDQGTGSDPIRSAPFQLEWEGDFSRAAVVQPLPNYVTEAEAVISVRFEVRPDGTVGRLQPIIKAQPELEREVLRTLRTWRFSRLPSNVPQESQFGTVTFRFILE; translated from the coding sequence ATGCGTAAACTAACCCGGGAAGAAAAATTTGGGCTCGGCATCACACTGGTGATGCACGTTGTCATGCTCCTCATCGCGTGGTTGATGGTGACACAGCCCCGGCAGACGGATCGTATGGCATTTATCGAGGTTACCCTCGGGGAGTTCCAGGACGGTACGGTTGCCGAGTTTTCCCGCGAAGAGCAGCAACAGCCGGAAACCCGTCCGGATCCCGTGGAAACCATTGCGGAAGAGCCTCAGCCCGAACCTGCAGAAGAGCCCCGCCCCGAACCTCAGCCCGAAGAGCCGGCGCGCGATGTCGATCTCCCCGATCAGGTCGAAGAGGTGATTTCGGAAGAAGTGGTTACGACGCCCGACACCGACAGGATAGACCCGACCGCTGTTGTTGAAGAGGTTGAAGAAGTCGAAGAGGAGGAAGAAGCCGCTGACCCTCAACCCGCTCAGCAGGATGAGGAAGTACAGGCCGGCGAGGAGGAAACCGGGGATATTCGCGGAATCCGGGGGCGGGTGGATGTCGATCAGGGCACGGGATCCGATCCCATCCGATCGGCACCATTCCAGCTTGAGTGGGAAGGTGATTTCAGCCGTGCAGCCGTAGTACAGCCGCTTCCGAACTATGTGACGGAGGCAGAGGCGGTGATCTCCGTCCGTTTTGAAGTTCGGCCCGACGGCACTGTCGGCCGGCTGCAACCCATCATCAAGGCCCAGCCGGAGCTCGAAAGAGAGGTGCTTCGTACCCTGCGGACATGGCGGTTTTCAAGGCTTCCATCCAATGTGCCGCAGGAGTCCCAGTTTGGCACGGTGACGTTCCGGTTCATCCTGGAATAG
- a CDS encoding biopolymer transporter ExbD encodes MNFRSASEVKKPMTIFAAAGLTDIVLLLLIFFLLTSSFVTNFGIRVDIPRAETAAVTDQHFINVTITNDGSFYVMGDPVPRANVAASIREQNRMHPNATLVVRADKNAIIDDAVHVMNIGKALNLNMMMATERASR; translated from the coding sequence ATGAACTTCCGGTCCGCTAGCGAAGTAAAGAAACCGATGACGATATTTGCGGCAGCCGGACTGACCGACATCGTTCTGCTTCTGCTGATTTTCTTTTTGCTGACATCGTCGTTCGTGACCAATTTCGGAATACGAGTCGATATTCCCAGGGCGGAAACCGCGGCCGTGACCGATCAGCACTTCATTAATGTGACCATCACCAATGACGGTAGTTTTTATGTGATGGGCGACCCGGTGCCGCGGGCCAACGTTGCCGCCTCCATTCGCGAACAGAACCGGATGCATCCCAACGCGACACTGGTGGTACGGGCCGATAAAAACGCAATAATCGACGACGCGGTTCACGTTATGAACATTGGGAAAGCGTTGAACCTGAATATGATGATGGCCACTGAACGGGCCAGCCGCTGA
- a CDS encoding MotA/TolQ/ExbB proton channel family protein — MISVLSPLATLLFQNGVDNAVQPPVAAAPDQISWLQMFVEGGFVMIPITLLSLLAIYVIAERWRVLSNSTMDNRRFLRSLEDILKRGDMQGALQYCDEMDKPFSRIMKQGIKRLGRPIQDIDDAIKNAGKREVHFLEKKMDWLATIAGVAPLLGFLGTVTGMIQAFQQIQTLEGNVNPSVLAGGIWEALITTASGLAVGIIAYGFYNYLLGRMNRMIFDLEDSSTRFIDLLQKPAAKKQQQTVSQ, encoded by the coding sequence ATGATATCGGTACTTTCGCCCCTTGCAACGCTTCTGTTTCAAAATGGCGTTGATAACGCAGTGCAACCGCCGGTTGCCGCTGCCCCCGACCAGATTTCCTGGCTCCAGATGTTTGTAGAGGGTGGCTTTGTGATGATCCCCATCACGCTGCTCTCCCTGTTGGCTATTTATGTCATCGCCGAACGATGGCGGGTTTTATCCAACTCAACCATGGACAACCGGCGATTTCTGAGAAGTCTCGAGGATATTTTAAAAAGAGGCGATATGCAGGGAGCCCTCCAATACTGCGATGAAATGGACAAGCCCTTTTCACGGATTATGAAACAGGGCATTAAACGTCTTGGAAGGCCGATTCAGGATATCGACGATGCCATTAAAAATGCCGGAAAACGGGAAGTTCATTTTCTCGAGAAGAAAATGGACTGGCTGGCAACCATCGCCGGAGTGGCGCCGTTGCTTGGCTTTCTCGGAACCGTTACCGGTATGATCCAGGCGTTTCAGCAGATTCAGACCCTGGAAGGGAACGTCAACCCGAGCGTTCTGGCCGGAGGTATCTGGGAGGCCCTGATTACTACCGCCTCCGGACTCGCGGTCGGCATCATCGCCTATGGCTTCTACAACTACCTTCTGGGCCGCATGAACCGTATGATATTTGACCTGGAGGACTCCTCGACACGCTTTATCGATCTGCTTCAGAAACCGGCCGCCAAAAAACAACAACAAACGGTATCACAATGA
- a CDS encoding SPOR domain-containing protein, whose protein sequence is MKLSHDDLIALLAESLQVKTPDAEEILDSWVKKIHAAVAEKGSYRAAGFGTFRRQDGALVFEPETELAIEINYKYAGMEPIEILSAPARKSSGIKSPDTEEQPVAPEAADADKDLEPVDDHAADEPAKEDKLLSGDTEAEATSKQEEKAEEPETTDPPESVEEEPSAGLKDDVSKTDDAAKQEQKESDPPPAHKKEAAAGTGRMKKKHAPKRRKRRESESKLWLIPIAAAVIVAILFVLHFDGLRLDRQHHAEQPPAEDPSATVTEREATAPPEHVIEPSPEPSPYGLMGSGTEIQTGSYTIVLHSLSSETRANYEKERFAEQGYLAVLYRAGTTDGRTTWRVGVGQFATVSDAEDAISELPRPYRDNNFIARIR, encoded by the coding sequence ATGAAACTATCACATGACGATCTGATTGCATTGCTGGCAGAGTCACTTCAGGTAAAGACGCCGGATGCCGAAGAAATACTGGATTCCTGGGTGAAGAAAATTCATGCTGCCGTTGCTGAAAAAGGTAGTTATCGCGCTGCCGGTTTTGGAACATTCCGACGGCAGGATGGAGCGCTTGTGTTTGAACCGGAGACCGAACTGGCTATAGAGATTAACTACAAGTATGCCGGTATGGAACCGATAGAAATCCTCTCTGCCCCGGCCCGGAAAAGCAGCGGTATAAAATCCCCCGATACAGAAGAACAACCCGTTGCGCCGGAAGCCGCTGACGCCGATAAGGATTTGGAGCCTGTGGACGATCACGCTGCGGATGAGCCTGCGAAAGAGGATAAGCTGCTGTCCGGCGATACCGAAGCAGAGGCGACGTCAAAACAGGAGGAAAAGGCCGAAGAACCTGAAACAACAGATCCGCCGGAGTCGGTGGAGGAAGAGCCTTCGGCCGGCCTTAAAGATGATGTCTCTAAAACGGATGATGCCGCAAAACAGGAGCAAAAAGAATCGGATCCGCCACCGGCTCATAAAAAAGAGGCAGCAGCGGGTACAGGGCGAATGAAAAAGAAACATGCTCCCAAGCGGCGAAAGCGCAGAGAATCCGAATCAAAACTGTGGTTAATTCCCATCGCTGCGGCTGTCATTGTTGCTATTTTGTTTGTACTGCATTTTGATGGACTGAGACTGGATCGCCAGCATCACGCCGAGCAGCCACCGGCAGAGGATCCCTCCGCAACGGTCACGGAGCGAGAGGCGACGGCACCGCCCGAACACGTAATTGAACCGTCACCGGAACCTTCGCCTTACGGATTAATGGGATCCGGTACCGAAATACAAACAGGCTCCTATACGATTGTGCTCCATTCACTTTCCAGTGAAACAAGGGCAAACTATGAAAAAGAGCGCTTTGCGGAACAAGGCTATCTTGCCGTATTGTATCGGGCCGGGACCACAGACGGACGAACCACCTGGCGTGTTGGCGTGGGCCAGTTTGCAACGGTTTCCGATGCCGAAGATGCAATTTCCGAACTTCCACGCCCATACCGGGACAATAACTTTATTGCTCGCATACGTTAA
- a CDS encoding HU family DNA-binding protein: protein MEQEKAIQTIITGALKKHRDVAVKGLGTFAVRHRKQDHRQQKDGTILLDPPADIVTFTPEK from the coding sequence ATGGAACAGGAAAAAGCAATTCAAACTATTATAACCGGGGCGCTCAAGAAACATCGCGATGTTGCCGTGAAAGGTCTGGGTACGTTTGCCGTGCGGCACAGAAAGCAGGATCATCGCCAGCAAAAAGACGGCACGATCCTGCTTGATCCGCCCGCAGATATTGTAACCTTTACCCCTGAAAAGTGA
- a CDS encoding lysylphosphatidylglycerol synthase transmembrane domain-containing protein, translated as MMHKYLRLILSLAVALLFLWLALKDVSFYEVRLTLNTLTYYWLLPYLVISLASHYLRAERWRLLIEQGGVKTSRLTLFSGVMLGYLVNYAVPRLGELSRSVFVGNREQISRTKLIGTVVLERALDLAVMLVLIVFVFVYLFRDYTLFAQIFGEETILWIKAAGSVEGIQYAIILLLSAVVLLLAGYLLFRLLSSWIPAVANAKRIFTETSIKFLKGLISIKDVKNWPLFLLLTAGIWFCYVLMTYIPFTAFNMHTEFNLGLQEAMVITVISALGVAIPSPGGIGTYHWFVSRSLLLLFAVPEATGVAYAIVTHLVMMIIILVFTPVLLAIHKTRNNRQGISS; from the coding sequence ATGATGCACAAATATCTGCGCCTTATTCTAAGCCTGGCTGTCGCGCTGCTGTTTTTGTGGCTTGCCCTCAAGGATGTCTCGTTTTATGAGGTGCGTCTGACTCTTAACACACTGACGTACTACTGGCTTTTGCCCTATCTGGTTATTTCGCTGGCAAGCCACTATTTAAGAGCGGAGCGATGGCGGCTGCTGATAGAGCAGGGAGGAGTTAAAACAAGCAGGTTAACGCTGTTCAGCGGGGTGATGCTTGGCTATCTGGTGAATTATGCGGTTCCCCGCCTGGGCGAACTCTCCCGGTCGGTGTTTGTGGGTAACCGTGAGCAGATCAGCAGAACCAAGCTCATCGGTACCGTAGTACTGGAAAGAGCTCTGGACCTTGCTGTTATGCTGGTTCTGATCGTGTTTGTATTCGTCTATTTATTTCGGGATTACACTCTTTTTGCCCAGATATTTGGCGAAGAGACCATTCTCTGGATCAAAGCGGCGGGTAGCGTGGAGGGGATTCAGTATGCTATTATTCTTCTGCTCTCGGCCGTTGTACTGCTGCTGGCGGGGTACTTGCTGTTTCGGCTGCTCAGCAGCTGGATCCCCGCAGTTGCAAACGCGAAACGGATTTTCACCGAAACCTCCATCAAATTTTTAAAGGGGCTGATCAGCATCAAGGATGTCAAAAACTGGCCGCTCTTTTTGCTGCTGACGGCGGGAATCTGGTTCTGCTATGTGCTGATGACCTACATCCCTTTTACAGCATTTAATATGCATACCGAGTTCAATCTCGGGCTGCAGGAGGCAATGGTGATTACCGTGATTTCCGCGCTTGGAGTCGCCATCCCCTCACCCGGCGGAATCGGTACCTATCACTGGTTTGTAAGCCGCTCTCTGTTGCTGCTATTTGCCGTGCCGGAAGCGACAGGGGTGGCATATGCAATTGTTACACATTTGGTAATGATGATTATTATTTTGGTTTTTACGCCTGTATTGCTTGCAATCCACAAAACCAGGAACAATCGGCAAGGTATTTCAAGCTAA
- a CDS encoding outer membrane lipoprotein carrier protein LolA codes for MRSFALCLIAISCFFSGGMVTVAPANTPAGEPNELEQARSLFEEGRILHARMSHEFYDSYTGETDWTEGKIWIAKDRYRVSVEHQSVLVDGEISRVYNSVQNKLVISEYHPGEDDFAPSRFFSESEEIYLVEESFQDGDSMVFVLRSDDPFEIFTEVKIRLDEELRPLEIEALDQMDNRIRTVFSEARYIDPEEDVFRLDYPDDVEIIDLRK; via the coding sequence ATGCGCAGCTTTGCATTGTGCCTGATTGCCATATCATGTTTTTTTTCAGGGGGGATGGTTACCGTGGCACCGGCCAATACACCGGCCGGGGAACCCAATGAGCTGGAACAGGCGCGTTCACTCTTTGAAGAGGGGCGTATTCTGCATGCCCGGATGTCCCACGAGTTTTATGACTCCTACACCGGCGAAACCGACTGGACCGAAGGCAAAATCTGGATTGCGAAAGACCGCTACCGGGTAAGCGTTGAGCACCAGTCCGTTCTGGTGGATGGTGAAATATCCAGAGTGTACAATTCGGTACAGAACAAACTGGTGATCAGCGAGTATCACCCCGGGGAAGACGATTTTGCCCCCTCCCGTTTTTTCTCTGAGTCGGAAGAGATCTACCTGGTGGAGGAGTCTTTCCAGGACGGGGATAGCATGGTATTTGTGTTGCGAAGTGACGATCCGTTTGAAATTTTCACAGAGGTGAAGATTCGACTGGATGAGGAGCTCAGGCCTCTTGAAATCGAGGCACTGGACCAAATGGATAACCGCATCAGAACCGTGTTTTCGGAGGCACGCTACATCGATCCGGAAGAAGATGTCTTCCGACTTGACTATCCGGATGACGTTGAAATCATAGATCTTCGAAAATGA
- a CDS encoding DNA translocase FtsK codes for MAKKKQNKEPFFSHERKMEMLGIVIMAIAITFAVSIITYRSEDLAIIKSVDFRTLLDFGQGPALRIQNGLGPLGAYLSHFFVNFLFGYLSLILVTVIFVYGWRIFRHKDLRQGHMKAFYAIFVMILAASIMGWIHNEFDAVSTSWAGTSGLAVAHLLRALTGQYGPVIILGSLSLIAITLMFSRDIQSAIDGVKAVANRVAAFFETRKTSRDNRTVDQSDDTEDAPSTRQAHSREASPDPSSASKNKASEEEDPKKRWEQIVLSSREKEEARRREEEAGTTEGMPPRAALEKPASQTETEETEPAAGDPGESTSGENGSDLDITVYRGTPEEEAGKRKLDKERKKAVEKPEIKYKFPTLDLLEKAPNEGNEVDYEEINRNKMIILDKLNRHGIDIRAIEAIVGPTVTLYELEPAPDVKISKIESYANDLKMAMATKGLRIIAPIPGKSAVGIEVPNRKPEVVHIRSLINTRKFAETTMTLPVAFGRTIENEVFMVDLARLPHLLMAGATGSGKTVGINTIITCLLYKCHPDDLKFVMIDPKKIELSLFRNIRQHFLATLPNASEPIITDTSEVLQVLNSVCKEMDNRYELLKMAMVRDISTYNKKWKGEELDAELGHRYLPYIVVIIDELADLMMTAGKQIEEPIARLAQLARAVGIHLVVATQRPSVNVITGTIKANFPSRVAYRVASKIDSRTILDTMGADQLVGRGDMLYNGGGGSMIRLQNAFVSTEEVERINAFIGNQAGYQHPYYLPEIEDPESQGGPLDKSERDEMFEEAARVLVLHKQGSVSLLQRKLKLGYNRAGRLIDQLFAAGIVGPYQGSTAREVLVEDEEELEQLLRELDEQ; via the coding sequence ATGGCGAAAAAGAAGCAGAATAAAGAACCATTTTTCTCACATGAGAGAAAAATGGAGATGCTCGGAATCGTGATCATGGCGATAGCGATTACTTTTGCTGTAAGCATCATCACCTACCGCAGTGAAGATCTTGCGATTATTAAAAGCGTCGATTTCAGGACACTGCTCGATTTCGGTCAGGGTCCCGCACTTCGTATTCAAAACGGGCTGGGTCCCCTTGGGGCATACCTCTCCCACTTTTTTGTGAATTTCCTCTTTGGCTATCTCTCCCTGATCCTTGTTACTGTGATCTTTGTGTACGGGTGGAGGATTTTTCGGCACAAAGACCTCCGGCAAGGACACATGAAAGCGTTTTATGCGATTTTTGTGATGATTCTCGCCGCCTCCATCATGGGGTGGATCCACAATGAATTTGATGCCGTTTCAACGAGCTGGGCCGGAACCTCCGGACTGGCGGTGGCGCATTTACTGAGAGCCTTGACCGGGCAGTATGGCCCCGTTATTATCCTGGGAAGTCTGAGCCTGATAGCGATAACCCTGATGTTCAGCCGCGATATACAATCTGCAATTGACGGGGTGAAAGCTGTCGCAAACCGGGTTGCAGCTTTTTTTGAAACGAGAAAAACGAGTCGGGATAACAGGACAGTCGACCAGAGTGATGACACGGAAGATGCGCCGTCAACCCGACAGGCTCACTCGCGGGAAGCATCACCGGATCCGTCTTCGGCCTCAAAAAACAAAGCATCCGAAGAAGAGGACCCGAAAAAGCGATGGGAACAAATCGTACTGTCTTCCAGGGAAAAGGAAGAGGCAAGAAGAAGAGAGGAAGAGGCCGGAACCACCGAAGGAATGCCGCCAAGAGCTGCGCTCGAAAAACCGGCATCACAGACTGAAACAGAAGAAACGGAGCCCGCGGCAGGTGATCCCGGCGAAAGCACATCCGGTGAAAACGGATCGGATCTGGATATCACCGTCTATAGAGGCACTCCCGAAGAAGAAGCCGGAAAGAGAAAACTGGATAAGGAGCGCAAGAAAGCTGTTGAAAAGCCGGAAATTAAATACAAATTCCCGACCCTTGATCTGCTCGAAAAAGCCCCGAACGAAGGTAACGAAGTGGACTATGAGGAGATCAACAGAAACAAAATGATCATCCTGGACAAACTGAACAGGCACGGAATTGATATTCGCGCGATCGAGGCGATCGTTGGTCCCACCGTAACGCTCTACGAACTTGAACCCGCCCCGGATGTAAAAATCAGCAAAATAGAAAGCTATGCCAACGATTTGAAGATGGCAATGGCCACAAAAGGCCTAAGGATTATCGCGCCCATTCCGGGGAAATCAGCCGTCGGCATTGAAGTGCCCAACCGGAAACCGGAGGTTGTGCACATCCGCTCCCTGATAAATACCCGCAAGTTTGCAGAAACGACCATGACGCTGCCGGTGGCATTCGGCCGGACCATCGAGAACGAAGTGTTTATGGTTGACCTAGCTCGGCTTCCTCACCTGCTGATGGCCGGTGCAACGGGATCGGGAAAAACCGTTGGAATCAATACCATCATCACCTGCTTGCTGTACAAGTGCCATCCCGACGACCTGAAGTTTGTGATGATCGACCCCAAGAAAATTGAGCTGTCCCTGTTCCGGAATATCCGGCAGCACTTTCTGGCCACACTTCCGAACGCATCCGAGCCGATTATTACCGATACATCGGAGGTATTGCAGGTTCTGAACAGCGTGTGCAAGGAGATGGACAATCGGTACGAGCTGCTCAAAATGGCTATGGTGCGCGACATTTCCACCTACAACAAAAAATGGAAGGGAGAGGAGCTGGATGCGGAGCTCGGACACCGCTATCTGCCCTATATCGTAGTTATCATCGACGAACTGGCCGACTTGATGATGACCGCCGGCAAGCAGATCGAGGAACCGATTGCACGGCTGGCGCAACTGGCACGTGCTGTGGGCATTCACCTGGTGGTTGCAACGCAGCGCCCGTCGGTAAACGTAATTACCGGAACGATCAAAGCCAACTTTCCCTCACGTGTGGCATACCGGGTAGCATCAAAAATCGACTCCAGAACCATCCTCGATACCATGGGTGCCGACCAGCTGGTCGGACGGGGCGATATGCTCTACAACGGGGGCGGTGGCAGCATGATTCGCCTGCAGAACGCCTTTGTCTCAACAGAGGAGGTAGAGCGGATCAATGCATTTATCGGTAATCAGGCAGGATATCAGCATCCCTATTATCTTCCGGAAATAGAAGACCCGGAAAGCCAGGGCGGTCCCCTCGACAAAAGCGAACGGGATGAGATGTTTGAGGAGGCGGCAAGGGTACTTGTGTTGCATAAACAGGGCTCGGTTTCGTTACTCCAAAGAAAGCTGAAGCTGGGATACAACCGAGCCGGCCGGCTGATAGATCAGCTGTTTGCAGCAGGCATTGTCGGTCCGTACCAGGGAAGCACAGCCAGGGAAGTGCTGGTTGAGGACGAAGAGGAACTCGAGCAACTGTTAAGAGAACTGGATGAACAATAG
- the gcvT gene encoding glycine cleavage system aminomethyltransferase GcvT yields MLKKTPLFEIHRQLKARLLDFSGFEMPLQYSGIKEEHFAVRRKAGIFDVSHMGEILIHGEKALEVVQDLSVNDAARLVPGKAQYSVMCREHGGIVDDLLVYCLSKEELMLVVNASNIEKDLNWIVEVNQGRAEISNISDEIALIALQGPEAAEILTSLTPDKPESIPSFEFRSMQISDYDNILVSATGYTGEPGFELYCNIRHVNACDLWENIMEAGESRGLQPCGLGARDTLRLEAGLPLYGNDLSEETTPLEAGLGWLISWEKEFRGKNELLIQKQNGVKRRLSALMMKEPGRIPRAGCSVVSETGEHLGEVTSGGLSMMHNRGIAMAYLDAGQCRTGDSVIVKIRNKGAEAEIVKRPFFKKK; encoded by the coding sequence ATGCTGAAAAAAACACCGCTATTTGAGATTCATCGACAGTTAAAAGCCAGACTGCTGGATTTTTCAGGATTTGAAATGCCGCTGCAGTACAGTGGCATCAAAGAAGAGCACTTTGCGGTCCGAAGAAAAGCCGGCATATTCGATGTCTCTCACATGGGTGAAATTTTGATACACGGAGAGAAAGCGCTGGAAGTTGTTCAGGATCTTTCTGTGAACGATGCCGCCCGTCTGGTACCGGGTAAAGCGCAATACTCCGTTATGTGCAGAGAGCATGGTGGTATCGTGGACGATCTGCTGGTTTATTGTTTGTCGAAAGAGGAGCTCATGCTGGTAGTGAACGCCTCCAATATCGAAAAAGATCTGAACTGGATCGTTGAAGTCAATCAGGGGCGGGCCGAGATCAGCAATATTTCCGATGAAATAGCCCTGATTGCACTTCAGGGACCGGAGGCGGCAGAAATTCTGACTTCTCTCACACCGGATAAGCCGGAATCCATACCCTCTTTTGAATTCCGTTCGATGCAGATCTCGGACTATGACAATATTCTGGTTTCTGCAACCGGCTATACCGGGGAGCCCGGATTTGAACTCTACTGCAATATCCGGCATGTCAATGCATGTGATCTCTGGGAAAATATTATGGAGGCCGGAGAGTCCCGCGGCCTGCAACCCTGTGGCCTGGGCGCCCGGGATACCCTGAGACTGGAGGCCGGACTGCCGCTTTATGGCAATGACCTTTCGGAGGAAACGACACCACTCGAAGCCGGTCTTGGCTGGCTGATATCGTGGGAGAAAGAATTCAGGGGCAAAAACGAATTACTGATTCAGAAGCAAAACGGAGTGAAACGCAGGCTGTCCGCCCTGATGATGAAAGAGCCCGGCCGCATTCCAAGGGCCGGTTGTTCCGTTGTGTCTGAAACGGGTGAACATCTCGGCGAAGTAACCAGCGGAGGCTTGTCGATGATGCACAACCGGGGGATAGCCATGGCATACCTCGATGCCGGTCAATGCCGAACAGGCGACAGCGTGATCGTCAAAATCAGAAATAAAGGAGCGGAAGCTGAAATTGTAAAAAGGCCGTTTTTTAAGAAAAAGTGA
- a CDS encoding Mrp/NBP35 family ATP-binding protein, producing the protein MAITNEDVLDALRNVIDPDLGKDLVSLNMIEDIVVDGKKVTFTVNLTTPACPMKSEIERACINAVKHLVDEEAEVIPNMSSKVTGSRSEGQGDQNLLKDVKNVIAVASGKGGVGKSTVSVNLAVSLAKTGAKVGLVDTDIYGPSIPTMFDIHERPNINTRRKLVPLEKFGVKLLSMGFLVKQDEAVVWRGPMVSSAVKQFLSETDWGELDYLILDLPPGTGDIQLTIVQSVPLTGAIIVSTPQNVALDDARKGVAMFNKVNVPVLGIVENMAFFTPPDLPDRKYYIFGRDGARNLAEKMGVAFLGEIPIEQQLRESGDSGKPIVEKDASAASSIAFSNIAQRTAQQIAIRNATGAPTEKVEILYR; encoded by the coding sequence ATGGCCATTACCAATGAAGATGTTCTGGACGCACTGCGAAATGTCATTGATCCTGATTTGGGAAAGGATCTGGTATCACTCAACATGATTGAAGACATTGTCGTCGATGGCAAGAAAGTCACTTTTACCGTCAATCTGACCACCCCGGCCTGTCCCATGAAAAGTGAGATAGAGCGGGCCTGTATCAATGCGGTCAAGCACCTGGTGGATGAAGAGGCGGAAGTCATCCCGAATATGAGTTCAAAGGTAACGGGAAGCCGGTCTGAGGGGCAGGGTGACCAGAATCTTCTCAAGGATGTGAAAAATGTGATTGCCGTTGCTTCCGGCAAGGGTGGCGTGGGTAAATCCACGGTTTCGGTGAACCTCGCAGTCTCTCTGGCCAAAACGGGTGCGAAAGTCGGGTTGGTTGATACGGATATTTACGGTCCGAGTATACCGACCATGTTTGACATTCACGAACGCCCGAATATCAATACCCGGCGCAAACTGGTTCCTCTGGAAAAGTTTGGCGTAAAGCTGCTTTCCATGGGCTTTCTGGTAAAGCAGGACGAGGCTGTGGTTTGGCGCGGGCCCATGGTTTCCAGTGCGGTGAAACAGTTCCTCAGCGAAACCGACTGGGGTGAACTGGATTACCTGATCCTGGATCTGCCTCCGGGAACCGGGGATATCCAGCTGACTATCGTTCAATCGGTACCGCTGACCGGCGCCATTATTGTTTCAACTCCGCAAAATGTAGCGCTGGATGACGCCAGAAAGGGCGTGGCCATGTTCAACAAGGTGAATGTCCCGGTACTGGGAATCGTCGAAAACATGGCGTTTTTCACTCCGCCGGATCTGCCCGACCGGAAGTATTATATCTTTGGCCGGGACGGTGCCCGAAACCTTGCGGAGAAAATGGGCGTGGCTTTTCTCGGAGAAATTCCGATTGAACAGCAGCTCAGAGAGAGCGGCGACAGCGGCAAGCCCATTGTCGAGAAGGATGCTTCCGCCGCCTCATCCATCGCATTCTCCAACATTGCACAGCGCACGGCCCAGCAAATTGCCATTCGCAATGCTACGGGAGCACCCACGGAAAAGGTGGAAATACTCTATCGGTAA
- the rplS gene encoding 50S ribosomal protein L19 — protein MEKLTLIEQTQVKDDLPDFKAGDSVNVHYRVREGGKERIQQYLGVVIARKGRGANQTFTVRKISSNVGVERVFPLYSPFIAKIEVKKRGKVRRAKLFYLRSLRGKAARLREK, from the coding sequence ATGGAAAAGCTTACTTTAATTGAACAAACACAAGTCAAGGATGACCTCCCTGACTTCAAGGCGGGTGACTCGGTGAACGTGCATTATCGTGTACGCGAGGGTGGCAAAGAGCGTATTCAGCAGTACCTGGGCGTTGTCATTGCACGCAAGGGCAGGGGCGCCAATCAAACGTTTACCGTCCGCAAAATTTCGAGTAACGTTGGGGTGGAACGCGTTTTTCCATTGTACTCTCCCTTCATTGCCAAAATTGAAGTGAAGAAAAGAGGCAAAGTACGCCGCGCGAAACTTTTCTATCTGCGCTCTCTGCGAGGAAAAGCCGCACGTCTCCGGGAAAAATAG